The Methanolacinia petrolearia DSM 11571 genome has a segment encoding these proteins:
- a CDS encoding MFS transporter, whose product MNTKPTNKQQNSSYAEGGGGRGIQYKWVALSNTTIAMFMAAVNGSILLISLPAIFNGININPLTSFQYLLWILMGYGVVTATLLLSFGRLSDMYGRVRLYNIGFAIFTAGSILLFFTPDTGDAGAIELIVFRLIQAVGAAFIFSNSAAILTDAFPPDERGKALGLNQVAAIAGQFIGLIIGGLLAVFNWRYVFLISVPFGVIGTIWAFLKLKETDCREKRPQKIDIWGNLVFIGGLTIFLIGITYALIPYGTSPMGWGSPFVIASLVAGFLLLVAFPFIEMKVEDPMFRMDLFRVRNFAFGNAAGFLSALARGGVMIILILLLQGIWLPLHGYSFESTPFWAGIYMLPLTIGFVVMGPISGILSDRYGARWLSTAGMVLVGISFLVLAVLPYDFDYLPFALALLIMGLGNGLFASPNSAAIMNSVGPGERGVASGMMATLMNSGFVLSMGMFFTIIVVELTDAFPPVLVSALTAANATSLIADMSVIPPTGALFAAFLGYNPVEMIIDGLSPALIANIAPATIATLTNTVWFPTTLAEAFMPSLGLSFYIGAGLSFVAAILCAMRGNKYIEELDNAPGKN is encoded by the coding sequence ATGAATACAAAACCCACAAATAAGCAGCAAAACTCCTCCTATGCTGAAGGCGGTGGCGGCAGGGGTATACAATATAAATGGGTCGCACTCTCGAATACGACCATCGCAATGTTCATGGCAGCGGTAAACGGGAGCATCCTCCTGATCTCCCTGCCGGCGATCTTTAACGGCATCAATATAAATCCGCTTACTTCGTTCCAGTACCTTCTCTGGATCCTGATGGGATACGGTGTGGTGACGGCGACGCTGCTCCTTAGTTTCGGGCGTCTTTCCGATATGTACGGGCGTGTCAGGCTTTACAATATAGGCTTTGCAATTTTTACGGCAGGGTCGATTCTTTTGTTCTTTACACCCGATACCGGGGACGCCGGGGCGATTGAACTGATTGTATTCAGGCTGATCCAGGCGGTTGGTGCAGCTTTCATATTCTCAAACAGCGCCGCTATTCTCACCGATGCGTTTCCCCCCGACGAGCGCGGGAAAGCGCTTGGCCTCAACCAGGTAGCCGCTATCGCCGGCCAGTTTATCGGTCTCATAATCGGCGGGCTGCTGGCGGTGTTCAACTGGAGGTATGTCTTCCTGATAAGCGTGCCGTTCGGGGTGATCGGGACGATCTGGGCGTTTTTAAAACTAAAAGAGACCGACTGCCGGGAGAAGAGGCCCCAGAAGATCGATATATGGGGAAATCTGGTATTTATCGGCGGCCTTACCATATTCCTGATCGGCATAACCTACGCCCTGATACCGTATGGAACTTCGCCGATGGGCTGGGGAAGTCCGTTCGTGATCGCCTCGCTTGTCGCGGGCTTCCTGCTGCTTGTCGCATTTCCGTTTATCGAGATGAAGGTGGAAGATCCGATGTTCAGGATGGATCTGTTCAGGGTCAGGAATTTTGCATTCGGCAATGCGGCCGGATTCCTTTCAGCTCTTGCCCGCGGAGGGGTCATGATAATCCTGATCCTGCTTCTACAGGGTATATGGCTGCCCCTGCACGGCTATAGTTTCGAATCGACTCCCTTCTGGGCGGGAATATATATGCTTCCGCTTACGATCGGATTTGTTGTGATGGGACCTATCTCCGGCATTCTCTCCGACAGGTACGGTGCACGCTGGCTGAGTACTGCGGGAATGGTTCTGGTCGGGATTTCGTTCCTGGTTCTTGCGGTACTGCCGTATGACTTCGATTACCTGCCCTTTGCGCTGGCTCTCCTTATCATGGGTCTTGGGAACGGACTGTTCGCATCCCCCAATTCGGCAGCCATCATGAATTCAGTCGGTCCCGGCGAACGAGGTGTCGCTTCCGGAATGATGGCGACACTGATGAATTCGGGTTTCGTTCTTTCGATGGGGATGTTCTTTACGATCATAGTGGTAGAGCTTACCGATGCGTTTCCCCCTGTGCTGGTTTCCGCTCTTACAGCCGCCAATGCGACATCCCTTATTGCGGATATGAGTGTGATACCCCCTACAGGAGCCCTTTTCGCTGCGTTCCTGGGATATAATCCGGTGGAGATGATCATAGACGGGTTATCGCCTGCACTGATTGCAAACATAGCGCCTGCAACGATTGCCACCCTGACAAATACGGTCTGGTTCCCGACGACTCTCGCGGAGGCTTTCATGCCGTCGCTGGGGCTTTCGTTCTACATCGGCGCCGGCCTTTCATTTGTCGCTGCGATCCTGTGTGCTATGAGAGGGAACAAATACATCGAGGAGCTCGACAACGCTCCGGGGAAAAACTGA
- a CDS encoding universal stress protein → MAVKLFGKVLIATDGSENNRSALEEGIKVVRECGGAGYAVYVIDSRTLSTSSAEIPVGDACEVSMEEAKKAFDLLKSMSGDVKFETKILDGRPGMEIVKFAEKEGIDLIVIGTKGKKGLERLLLGSVAEEVIRSATCKVLVVK, encoded by the coding sequence ATGGCAGTTAAGTTGTTTGGCAAAGTTCTGATTGCAACGGACGGTTCGGAGAACAACAGGAGTGCTCTTGAGGAGGGCATAAAAGTCGTCCGTGAATGCGGGGGTGCCGGTTACGCGGTTTATGTCATCGACTCCCGCACGTTATCCACGTCCTCGGCCGAGATCCCGGTCGGCGACGCCTGCGAGGTTTCGATGGAAGAGGCGAAGAAGGCGTTCGATCTCCTGAAGTCCATGTCGGGAGATGTTAAGTTTGAGACGAAGATCCTTGACGGACGACCGGGAATGGAGATCGTGAAGTTTGCCGAAAAAGAAGGAATAGACCTGATTGTTATCGGCACAAAGGGAAAGAAGGGGCTTGAGCGGCTGCTTTTGGGAAGCGTTGCGGAAGAAGTGATCCGCTCTGCGACCTGCAAAGTGCTTGTCGTGAAGTGA
- a CDS encoding M24 family metallopeptidase, with product MEDPIDKALERAGMAAYLAYADSSNPDMMYLTEFQVNDPLVYLKKRGEGGILIVPQMEYDRALQESRCEVINRGDAGFFDDLEKHKDGLSAMASMVSRLAGDGILLSPDVPVSFAKKIETFCRTAVDEGTVSGMRSVKTLAQADNIRNVQKTTEEAMDLAISLIRGADCRDGELYLRGEPLTSDYIRNEMHCFFLRRGLAASDTIVSCGKETAIPHCIGSGVILENEPVVIDVFPCDSKSGYYSDMTRTVVRGEPDPEIEAMYSCVRDAKIHAKGMIAEGRTGKEIHEYVVNFFDENGYTSGKEGFIHSLGHGVGLAVHEGPSLSPSGGKLVEGNIVTVEPGLYYKKIGGVRLEDIGMVTKTGFDCFTDYPEDIRI from the coding sequence ATGGAAGACCCAATCGACAAAGCACTTGAAAGGGCCGGCATGGCGGCATATCTCGCTTATGCCGATTCTTCCAACCCGGATATGATGTATCTTACGGAATTTCAGGTAAACGACCCGCTTGTATATCTTAAAAAACGTGGAGAGGGAGGCATTCTTATCGTCCCGCAGATGGAGTACGACCGCGCTCTACAGGAATCCCGTTGCGAAGTGATAAACCGCGGAGATGCCGGATTTTTCGACGACCTCGAAAAGCACAAGGACGGACTTTCGGCGATGGCGTCGATGGTGTCCCGCCTTGCGGGAGACGGCATTCTCTTATCGCCGGATGTCCCCGTATCCTTTGCAAAAAAGATCGAAACCTTCTGCAGGACTGCCGTTGACGAGGGAACGGTCTCCGGGATGAGATCCGTGAAGACCCTGGCCCAGGCGGACAACATCAGGAATGTCCAGAAGACAACCGAAGAAGCGATGGACCTTGCCATCTCGCTGATAAGAGGTGCGGACTGCAGAGACGGCGAACTGTATCTCAGGGGCGAACCCCTGACTTCCGATTACATAAGAAACGAGATGCACTGCTTCTTCTTAAGGAGAGGGCTTGCCGCAAGCGATACCATAGTATCCTGCGGGAAGGAGACCGCAATCCCGCACTGCATCGGCAGCGGTGTAATACTCGAAAACGAGCCCGTTGTCATAGACGTATTCCCTTGTGACTCGAAGAGCGGCTATTATTCGGATATGACGAGGACGGTGGTAAGAGGAGAACCCGATCCCGAGATCGAGGCGATGTATTCATGCGTCAGGGACGCAAAAATACATGCAAAAGGAATGATTGCCGAAGGACGGACCGGAAAAGAGATCCACGAATATGTAGTGAACTTTTTCGACGAGAACGGCTATACTTCAGGGAAGGAAGGCTTCATCCACAGTCTCGGCCACGGGGTGGGGCTTGCAGTTCATGAAGGGCCGTCACTCTCACCTTCCGGGGGAAAACTCGTCGAAGGAAATATCGTAACCGTGGAGCCCGGCCTCTACTATAAAAAGATCGGCGGGGTAAGGCTGGAAGACATAGGAATGGTTACAAAGACCGGATTTGATTGCTTTACAGATTATCCGGAGGATATCAGAATATGA
- the map gene encoding type II methionyl aminopeptidase, with product MIDDEILNKYLEAGKIAKECREFAAGKVKAGAKILDVVVESEQKILSMGAGIAFPLNISLNEAAAHDTASPGDERVFKAGDVVKVDLGVHIDGYIADTAVTVDLGKNDLLVEASKAALHAAIDMVRPGVRTGQIGAAVQAEIESRGYRPVANLTGHGLGQYLLHGIPTIPNVGMQGGTELEEGMVFAIEPFASTGSGIVSDASRTEIYSQISSRQIRLPSARKLMKIVAERNSLPFSRHWYYEEKSDLAIAQLVKQNILRGYPVLHDVPGSLVSQAEHTMIVTDDGCIVTTV from the coding sequence ATGATCGATGATGAAATATTAAATAAATATCTTGAAGCAGGAAAGATAGCGAAAGAATGCAGGGAATTTGCAGCCGGTAAAGTAAAGGCCGGGGCAAAGATCCTTGATGTTGTCGTCGAGAGCGAGCAGAAGATACTGTCAATGGGTGCCGGAATTGCATTCCCCCTGAATATCTCCCTCAACGAGGCCGCCGCTCACGATACCGCCTCTCCCGGTGACGAACGGGTCTTTAAGGCCGGTGATGTAGTCAAGGTTGATCTTGGAGTCCACATAGACGGGTACATCGCCGATACAGCGGTCACCGTCGATCTTGGGAAGAACGATCTTCTGGTGGAGGCCTCGAAGGCCGCGCTTCATGCGGCAATCGATATGGTCCGTCCGGGAGTAAGAACAGGGCAGATCGGTGCAGCAGTCCAGGCAGAGATCGAGAGCCGCGGGTACCGCCCGGTGGCAAACCTTACAGGCCACGGACTTGGCCAGTACCTGCTCCACGGGATTCCGACGATCCCCAATGTCGGTATGCAGGGCGGGACGGAACTCGAGGAAGGTATGGTCTTTGCAATCGAACCCTTTGCATCCACAGGCTCTGGGATTGTCTCGGATGCATCCCGGACCGAGATCTACAGCCAGATATCTTCGCGTCAGATAAGGCTTCCTTCCGCAAGAAAGCTCATGAAAATAGTTGCCGAACGAAACAGTCTCCCGTTCTCCAGGCACTGGTATTACGAAGAGAAATCCGATCTTGCAATTGCCCAGTTGGTGAAGCAGAATATCCTCAGGGGTTATCCTGTACTTCATGACGTGCCAGGATCGCTTGTATCTCAGGCCGAGCATACGATGATCGTTACGGATGACGGGTGCATTGTAACGACTGTTTAA
- a CDS encoding ATP-binding protein, with product MNADDKELAIDILEFLITADIINKNEELTKLDLPKKYWKFFGTGDYNTDIDRPITIGESLISKVSIADNAIEIVKQNPFVKFDEFGKRFGITTLDAAAAWFLRQAGKERIMRNPVLARYYEKAGDAGISYKESLEIVPRFIDSKEYLEAKVNHIIGDDEELKAARGLIIISSPEEIEYSLDDLVCTPKQEEGIKKIEIALKNREFLKERRIFEFGKLLFVGPPGTGKTSLALAMSKALKMPLLEVRLAMVTSQYLGETSKNIDRIFDIARRLSPCILFIDEFDFVAKSRVTEDNGAMKRAVNMLLKNIDTVSFVRNGVVLIGATNHPALLDEAAWRRFDDVIEFPLPDYEMRVEILKKITSTLDCTCDFEELAAETEGFSGADLRIMIKESIISALMRDSFELSEFDVEQGMGSVRERDTIRQSASI from the coding sequence ATGAATGCCGACGACAAGGAACTGGCGATCGATATTCTTGAGTTTCTCATAACCGCGGATATTATCAATAAAAATGAAGAGCTCACGAAACTCGACCTGCCCAAAAAATACTGGAAATTTTTCGGCACCGGCGATTACAATACAGATATTGACAGGCCAATAACAATCGGAGAGTCCCTCATCAGCAAGGTTTCCATTGCTGACAATGCAATAGAAATTGTCAAACAGAACCCCTTTGTCAAGTTCGATGAATTCGGGAAGAGGTTCGGAATCACCACCCTTGACGCCGCAGCGGCATGGTTCCTCCGCCAGGCCGGGAAAGAGCGGATAATGAGAAATCCTGTTCTTGCCAGGTATTATGAGAAGGCCGGAGATGCCGGTATATCCTACAAAGAATCCCTCGAGATTGTTCCACGGTTCATCGATTCGAAGGAGTACCTTGAGGCGAAGGTAAACCACATCATAGGTGACGACGAGGAGCTCAAGGCGGCACGCGGGCTTATCATAATCAGTTCTCCCGAAGAGATCGAATATTCGCTCGACGATCTGGTCTGCACTCCCAAACAGGAAGAGGGAATAAAAAAGATCGAGATCGCCCTGAAAAACAGGGAGTTCCTTAAGGAAAGAAGAATATTCGAGTTCGGAAAACTTCTCTTCGTCGGTCCGCCGGGAACAGGAAAGACATCGCTGGCTCTTGCAATGTCGAAGGCGCTTAAGATGCCGCTGCTCGAGGTCCGGCTTGCAATGGTGACATCGCAGTACCTCGGCGAGACTTCGAAGAATATCGATCGTATATTCGATATTGCAAGGAGACTTTCGCCGTGCATACTGTTTATCGACGAGTTCGATTTCGTTGCCAAGAGCCGCGTGACCGAGGACAACGGTGCCATGAAGCGTGCGGTCAATATGCTCCTTAAAAACATAGATACGGTCAGCTTCGTCAGGAACGGCGTGGTCCTGATAGGTGCGACGAATCACCCGGCCCTCCTCGACGAGGCCGCCTGGAGACGTTTTGACGATGTCATCGAGTTCCCGCTTCCTGATTACGAGATGAGGGTGGAGATCCTGAAAAAGATCACGAGCACTCTTGACTGTACTTGTGATTTTGAGGAGCTTGCAGCGGAGACCGAAGGTTTTTCAGGTGCCGATCTCAGGATAATGATAAAGGAGTCCATAATCTCTGCTCTTATGAGGGACAGCTTCGAGCTTTCCGAATTCGATGTCGAGCAGGGTATGGGCAGCGTCCGTGAAAGGGACACGATTCGCCAGAGCGCCTCGATATGA
- a CDS encoding MBL fold metallo-hydrolase — protein sequence MKITILGTGDTVGTPRVGCDCGVCTLATEEGRSRLRTSFLIENEGNNILIDTSPDLKEQLIRTGAPKIGAVLWTHAHYDHIAGFNEFYRVQDFPPAYTPEKVMNDISGFFHFLRFKKNIVEPYEPLILFGMEITFVTVNHPPIDTYGIVIRYNGKKIGYTSDTNPNIPERTVEELMNCDLLFLDALMLPDVHIGKHMNIAEAEDLAQKLSPKEYYFVHMSHRIPMSYPHAATDFMTFEF from the coding sequence ATGAAGATAACAATTCTCGGTACCGGCGATACTGTCGGAACCCCGCGTGTGGGGTGCGACTGCGGGGTCTGCACCCTTGCAACCGAAGAAGGCCGATCACGTCTAAGGACGTCTTTCTTGATCGAAAATGAGGGAAATAATATACTCATAGATACATCCCCGGATTTGAAGGAGCAGCTGATCCGGACCGGTGCACCGAAAATAGGCGCTGTCCTTTGGACACATGCACATTACGATCATATCGCGGGATTCAACGAGTTCTACAGGGTGCAGGACTTCCCGCCTGCATATACGCCTGAAAAAGTGATGAATGATATATCAGGCTTCTTTCATTTTTTGAGATTTAAGAAAAACATCGTCGAACCGTATGAGCCTTTAATCCTTTTCGGAATGGAGATCACGTTCGTTACAGTCAATCACCCCCCAATAGACACCTATGGGATTGTAATCCGGTACAACGGAAAAAAGATCGGTTACACTTCAGATACGAACCCGAACATTCCTGAAAGGACGGTGGAGGAGCTGATGAACTGCGATCTCCTTTTCTTAGACGCCCTGATGCTCCCTGACGTTCACATAGGAAAGCACATGAATATAGCCGAAGCAGAAGACCTTGCACAAAAACTCTCGCCGAAAGAGTACTATTTTGTCCACATGAGCCACAGGATTCCTATGTCATACCCGCACGCCGCCACGGATTTTATGACATTCGAGTTCTGA
- a CDS encoding DNA-directed RNA polymerase subunit L, producing the protein MEIKVIELKDDLARIMFVGEGHTFMNVLVDEILKNPEVDVANYSSEFHFTDPVLLVTTKNGKNPLDAIREAASAISGNCTGLIEILNNS; encoded by the coding sequence ATGGAGATAAAAGTAATAGAACTAAAGGACGATCTCGCACGCATAATGTTTGTCGGGGAAGGGCATACCTTCATGAATGTACTTGTGGATGAGATTCTGAAGAATCCCGAAGTCGATGTCGCAAACTACAGCAGTGAATTCCATTTTACAGATCCTGTACTTCTTGTAACTACAAAGAATGGTAAAAACCCGCTCGATGCAATTCGTGAAGCGGCATCTGCAATTTCCGGCAATTGTACGGGGCTTATAGAGATTCTTAACAATTCCTGA
- a CDS encoding translation initiation factor IF-2 subunit beta: MTDPYEALLKKAYSNITETSGDEGRFQVPEARVYIEGKTTVLENFSDIVSTLRREPDHVMKYLLGELGTAGKIDGNRAIFNGKFDRDLIADLVNKYTEDYVICSECGKPDTRLVKDGRIMMLRCDACGGHRPVRKRRARGDATANLVEEGKEIDAEIQFLSKRGDGVAKVGKYTLYVANTKPGQKVRVKITRVAGTIAFTEPIRK; the protein is encoded by the coding sequence ATGACAGACCCTTATGAAGCCCTTTTAAAAAAGGCATACAGCAACATCACGGAGACTTCCGGTGATGAGGGACGCTTTCAGGTACCCGAAGCCAGGGTGTATATTGAGGGGAAGACAACAGTTCTTGAAAATTTCTCCGATATCGTCTCCACCCTCAGAAGAGAGCCCGACCATGTTATGAAATACCTGCTTGGAGAGCTTGGAACGGCCGGAAAAATAGACGGGAATCGTGCTATATTCAACGGAAAATTTGATCGCGATCTTATTGCAGATCTTGTGAATAAGTATACCGAAGATTACGTGATCTGTTCCGAGTGCGGGAAACCCGATACTAGGCTCGTGAAAGACGGAAGGATCATGATGCTCAGGTGCGATGCATGCGGAGGGCACAGACCTGTAAGAAAGAGGAGAGCCAGGGGAGACGCAACCGCAAATCTTGTCGAGGAAGGAAAAGAGATCGATGCCGAGATCCAGTTCCTCTCCAAAAGAGGAGACGGCGTTGCAAAGGTTGGCAAATATACGCTTTACGTTGCAAATACGAAACCGGGCCAGAAGGTCAGGGTGAAGATAACAAGAGTTGCAGGCACTATCGCCTTTACGGAACCAATCAGAAAATAA
- a CDS encoding PAS domain-containing sensor histidine kinase: MQPFLEIIGEESGKKDVSYLAMIGLVIFMVVLSETALVFTTSGFFLLLSNLFYFPLIFINMKCYERGLTVNSSLGAVYFIISLFLVHFDVVDILIAFSMTVTYVAVGISIAMISKTNNENKNILIGSISNYENFFEEIQDAILVYNSSGDILGVNNAASRLFGLEKKYLTFLKIEDLGNFIEKDDLKKAFYDISPSKSGFTDTRLKQQDGNTIYVEILSSVVDPSKGIMRAYIRDVTSRVVAEEKIHDSEARYRHLTNQLPEMIFELDIDGNFTFSTRYSINLAGKTPEELTDGMKFWDILVEDDRDRARKNLEWFYKGMFLGAVEYRLAKPDGAVIPVMVHFSYDFDDNSAVQGIRGLAMDISQRKRMEMALRRNEKKFRSLFENSNDAVIIFDRDGYIIDINTRLCLMLGIRRDEAVSQTLESRFPVPEWGKISQMYENSSSEGVCFESRMQNKEGSFIDVEISSGIIDPGEGLYQAILRDISERKRAEAELALSRGRLNLAIEGAGMCVWDWDLEKDEMVFEGKYEEMFGLLDGNENSHGAIWREILQEEFYTKIMDLYSTCNDPERSDPKTAQFESEYKFRTSAGTYKWITVLGKVVKCSSDGNPVRITGIMQDVSDKRRSQNALSEANKKLNLLSSITRHDILNQIAGVRGFTDILSKRLPEKNSELLHYLDMIKRATSNIQEQITFTKDYQNIGVESPAWQNLEKVIESSRSKAQLRDVAFFNECHGLEIYADPMIEKIFFNLLDNAIRHGGSVTEIDVKCRKSRNFLFIVVRDNGTGVPGELKEKIFDHGYGSNTGLGLFLVREILGITGMEIKEVGEPGNGAVFEIKIPADHYRQIG, encoded by the coding sequence ATGCAGCCGTTTTTGGAAATAATCGGTGAAGAATCCGGTAAAAAGGATGTTTCTTATCTGGCTATGATCGGGCTTGTCATTTTCATGGTCGTGCTCTCAGAGACTGCTCTGGTCTTTACAACCAGCGGTTTTTTTCTCCTTTTGTCCAATCTCTTCTATTTTCCGCTGATCTTCATAAACATGAAATGCTATGAACGGGGTCTTACAGTCAACTCTTCTTTGGGTGCAGTATATTTTATAATATCCCTGTTTCTGGTTCATTTCGATGTTGTAGATATCCTGATTGCATTCTCTATGACAGTGACATATGTTGCTGTCGGGATCAGCATAGCAATGATCTCAAAGACAAACAACGAGAATAAAAATATCCTGATCGGCAGCATCAGTAATTATGAAAATTTCTTCGAGGAGATCCAGGACGCAATTCTTGTCTACAATTCTTCAGGGGATATTCTCGGCGTAAACAATGCTGCATCAAGATTATTCGGCCTGGAGAAGAAGTACCTTACTTTTCTGAAAATTGAGGACCTGGGGAATTTCATTGAAAAGGATGATCTGAAAAAGGCGTTCTATGATATCAGCCCCTCCAAAAGCGGTTTTACGGATACCCGGCTGAAACAACAGGATGGGAATACAATCTATGTCGAAATCCTCTCGAGCGTTGTAGATCCGTCAAAAGGCATTATGAGGGCTTATATCCGGGATGTCACCTCAAGAGTTGTCGCAGAGGAGAAGATCCATGATAGCGAAGCGCGGTACCGGCACCTCACAAATCAACTGCCAGAGATGATATTCGAGCTGGATATTGACGGAAATTTCACATTTTCAACACGTTATTCAATCAATCTTGCCGGAAAAACACCTGAAGAACTTACAGATGGGATGAAGTTCTGGGACATTCTGGTTGAAGACGACAGGGATCGTGCCCGTAAAAATCTGGAATGGTTCTATAAAGGGATGTTCCTGGGCGCAGTGGAATACAGACTGGCTAAACCCGACGGTGCGGTTATTCCTGTTATGGTTCATTTCAGTTATGATTTTGACGACAACAGTGCGGTGCAGGGGATCAGAGGCCTTGCTATGGATATAAGCCAGAGGAAAAGGATGGAGATGGCCCTGCGCCGAAACGAAAAAAAATTCAGAAGTCTGTTTGAGAATTCAAATGACGCTGTTATAATATTCGACAGGGACGGCTATATAATCGATATAAATACACGTCTTTGTCTTATGTTGGGCATAAGGAGGGATGAGGCGGTTTCCCAGACCCTTGAGTCCCGTTTTCCCGTGCCAGAATGGGGTAAAATATCACAGATGTACGAAAATTCATCATCCGAAGGTGTATGTTTCGAGTCCCGGATGCAGAATAAGGAAGGATCGTTCATCGATGTTGAGATAAGTTCCGGGATAATCGATCCCGGAGAAGGTCTCTACCAGGCGATCCTAAGGGATATATCCGAAAGAAAGCGTGCAGAAGCTGAGCTCGCCCTCAGCAGAGGCAGACTCAACCTGGCAATAGAGGGTGCCGGAATGTGTGTCTGGGACTGGGATCTTGAGAAGGACGAGATGGTCTTCGAAGGCAAGTATGAAGAGATGTTTGGCCTTTTGGACGGGAATGAGAATAGTCACGGTGCTATATGGAGGGAAATCCTCCAGGAAGAGTTCTATACTAAAATTATGGATCTGTATTCAACCTGCAATGATCCCGAGAGATCAGATCCGAAAACCGCACAATTTGAATCCGAATATAAATTCAGGACATCTGCAGGCACATATAAATGGATAACAGTTCTCGGCAAAGTTGTGAAATGTAGTTCAGACGGGAATCCTGTCCGAATAACCGGTATAATGCAGGATGTGTCCGATAAAAGAAGGTCGCAGAATGCATTGTCTGAAGCAAATAAAAAACTCAATCTTCTCTCCAGCATAACCCGGCATGATATACTGAACCAGATCGCCGGCGTCAGGGGATTTACCGATATCCTGAGCAAAAGGCTTCCTGAGAAAAACTCAGAACTCCTGCATTATCTTGATATGATAAAGAGGGCCACATCCAATATCCAGGAACAGATTACTTTTACAAAGGATTACCAGAATATCGGCGTAGAAAGTCCTGCCTGGCAGAATCTTGAAAAGGTTATAGAATCTTCACGCTCAAAAGCCCAACTCAGGGATGTCGCGTTCTTCAATGAATGTCATGGCCTTGAGATATATGCGGACCCGATGATTGAAAAGATCTTCTTCAACCTGCTGGATAATGCCATCCGCCACGGCGGCAGTGTAACCGAGATTGATGTGAAATGCAGAAAAAGCAGGAATTTCCTGTTCATCGTTGTTCGTGACAACGGGACTGGTGTACCCGGCGAGCTTAAGGAAAAGATCTTCGATCACGGATATGGCAGCAATACAGGACTCGGGTTGTTTCTCGTAAGGGAGATTCTCGGAATTACGGGTATGGAGATAAAGGAGGTGGGTGAACCCGGAAACGGTGCGGTATTCGAGATAAAAATACCCGCCGATCATTACAGGCAGATCGGGTAG
- a CDS encoding response regulator, protein MHDKKILVVEDDAIISELIMWRLKDLGYANCKFVSSGEAAVEEARMMSPDLILMDVTLDGDLDGIDAIKEIKKFMPGVPFVYLSSHMENDIIERALETKPSGYIAKPFEDFELRMGIEIALMK, encoded by the coding sequence ATGCACGATAAAAAAATTCTCGTTGTTGAAGATGATGCGATAATTTCCGAACTCATAATGTGGCGGCTGAAGGATCTCGGCTATGCCAACTGCAAATTTGTTTCTTCAGGAGAAGCAGCTGTTGAGGAAGCCAGGATGATGTCTCCGGATCTTATTTTAATGGACGTTACGCTTGACGGCGATCTCGACGGCATCGATGCGATAAAAGAGATCAAGAAGTTTATGCCCGGAGTGCCTTTTGTATATCTGAGCTCGCATATGGAGAACGATATAATCGAGCGTGCTCTTGAAACGAAGCCTTCAGGTTATATAGCAAAACCTTTTGAGGACTTTGAACTCAGAATGGGAATTGAAATTGCTCTCATGAAATAA